One window of Brevibacillus choshinensis genomic DNA carries:
- a CDS encoding DMT family transporter has protein sequence MSPLYLGVLYVFVSAAGFGVMSIFAVYAYGAGVSVSTLLFLRFLFASVLFFGWLAWRKESFRINRKQALSLFCLGGIMYTLQSLSFFSAVQYIPTSMAALLLYTFPVFVAILSYFVDKEKLRKKTIIAMLISLVGLGMVLGLSFGGIQPLGVGLALLAALFYSVYIVTGNRVVKGLSPFVTSAYISLFASMSTFLVAQKDGGVDLSFGVQGWWALGGIVIFSTVVAISTFFRGLQLIGSTKASVLSTLEPVVTFACSALLLGESFNWLQLLGGAAVLSGAVLIVSGKEEAAGQAESARTSVS, from the coding sequence GTGAGTCCACTTTATTTGGGGGTCTTATACGTATTTGTGTCTGCAGCTGGCTTCGGCGTCATGTCCATCTTTGCGGTCTATGCCTACGGTGCAGGCGTATCTGTTTCGACGTTGTTGTTTTTGCGGTTTCTTTTTGCCTCTGTGCTTTTCTTTGGGTGGCTTGCTTGGCGAAAGGAATCGTTTCGGATCAATCGGAAACAGGCGCTGAGTCTGTTTTGCCTGGGTGGAATCATGTATACGCTGCAGTCGCTTAGCTTTTTTTCAGCGGTTCAGTATATTCCTACTTCGATGGCTGCCTTGCTGCTGTATACGTTTCCTGTGTTTGTCGCCATCTTGAGCTACTTTGTGGATAAAGAGAAGCTGCGCAAGAAAACCATTATTGCGATGCTGATCTCGCTCGTAGGACTCGGGATGGTACTCGGTCTTTCCTTTGGGGGGATTCAGCCACTCGGAGTCGGACTGGCGCTGTTAGCTGCCCTTTTTTATTCCGTCTATATCGTCACGGGCAATCGAGTGGTAAAAGGACTCTCTCCCTTTGTCACCTCTGCGTACATTTCCCTGTTTGCGAGCATGTCCACGTTCTTGGTCGCACAAAAAGACGGAGGAGTGGATCTGTCCTTTGGCGTCCAAGGCTGGTGGGCATTGGGTGGAATCGTCATCTTTTCCACAGTGGTTGCGATCAGCACGTTTTTCCGGGGATTGCAATTGATCGGCTCGACAAAAGCGTCCGTCCTCAGCACACTGGAGCCGGTGGTGACGTTTGCCTGTTCTGCCTTGCTGTTGGGGGAATCATTTAACTGGCTGCAGCTGCTGGGAGGAGCCGCGGTGCTGAGTGGGGCTGTCCTCATCGTTTCAGGTAAGGAAGAAGCCGCGGGACAAGCAGAGTCTGCCCGTACCTCGGTTTCGTAG
- a CDS encoding ABC transporter permease, whose translation MGRSVIWTVFQKELLDLFRDRKTLLGTFLVPLVIIPFVFFLLGMSYSNVEKEARAYVPIAVTGTSGLVTALEKIPGARILKPENAEQALQAGTLRAIITIPSNFEERISAGGTAELTVAYDSTNQKSVYARDVIDQTVKSYSQEIVAKRLKHAGLSEKAISPIAPTYENVATEERLSGGMLAGIIPLMLVVSLASGGVASANDLVAGEKERGTLESLMTAPIAANHILTAKLMAVMVMSSMSAAASLVSVSLVLSFGPLGSEGPGFSLGFFSPATLLVLVLTILLLAATFAGLELVLSTIAKSFKEGQTYMSGVIFAAMVPSYMLMPLNPVDIPTFYYVLPVFNGVALCKEVFYGKVDLVHGLIGLGTSLLYVVVIIAVTSRLFRREGAVVKN comes from the coding sequence ATGGGCAGGAGTGTCATCTGGACGGTATTTCAAAAGGAACTGCTCGATCTGTTTCGCGATCGCAAGACATTGCTGGGAACGTTTTTGGTGCCACTGGTCATTATTCCGTTCGTATTCTTTTTGCTGGGGATGTCCTACAGCAATGTGGAGAAGGAAGCTCGCGCTTATGTGCCGATCGCGGTCACTGGAACGTCCGGGCTGGTCACCGCCCTCGAAAAAATCCCCGGCGCTCGTATCCTGAAGCCAGAAAATGCAGAACAAGCACTGCAGGCTGGAACCCTTCGCGCGATTATTACGATTCCTTCGAATTTCGAAGAGCGGATATCTGCGGGAGGAACGGCTGAGCTGACTGTTGCTTACGACTCCACGAATCAGAAGTCTGTGTATGCGCGAGACGTAATTGATCAGACTGTCAAATCGTACAGCCAGGAGATCGTAGCCAAGCGTCTGAAGCATGCGGGTTTGTCTGAGAAGGCTATATCGCCAATCGCTCCTACCTATGAAAACGTTGCTACGGAGGAACGGTTGTCCGGAGGGATGCTGGCAGGAATTATTCCCTTGATGCTTGTCGTATCCTTAGCTTCTGGAGGAGTGGCTTCTGCCAACGATCTGGTCGCAGGGGAAAAAGAACGGGGGACATTGGAGTCGTTGATGACCGCACCGATTGCTGCCAATCACATTTTGACCGCCAAGCTCATGGCTGTCATGGTGATGAGCAGTATGAGTGCTGCGGCTTCACTCGTGTCTGTGTCGTTGGTGTTGAGCTTTGGACCATTGGGTTCCGAGGGACCAGGGTTTTCTCTAGGCTTTTTTTCGCCTGCCACTTTGCTCGTTCTGGTGCTGACGATTCTGTTGCTCGCTGCCACGTTTGCTGGCTTGGAGCTCGTGTTGAGCACCATTGCGAAGTCGTTTAAGGAAGGGCAGACGTACATGAGCGGCGTCATCTTTGCGGCTATGGTTCCGTCTTACATGCTGATGCCACTCAATCCGGTCGATATCCCCACTTTTTATTATGTCTTGCCCGTTTTTAACGGTGTGGCGCTATGCAAGGAAGTCTTTTACGGAAAAGTCGATCTGGTCCATGGGCTAATCGGCCTGGGGACATCTTTATTGTATGTCGTGGTGATCATTGCCGTGACGTCCCGATTGTTTCGCAGAGAAGGGGCTGTCGTCAAAAATTAA
- a CDS encoding ABC transporter ATP-binding protein, giving the protein MIEVKQVGKRFGDFTAVQDVSFRVEAGEVYGLLGENGAGKTTTMRMMATILQPTEGDIEISGYSVRRDPVEVRRRIGILFGGDVGLYNRLTARENIAYFGSLYGLEPARLKERIDSLSRMLDMDEFIDRRVGAFSRGMKQKVAIARTLVHDPDVILLDEPSTGLDVTAANIFRRMVSRMQEEGKTILFSSHNMGEINKLCKRIALIHKGRLRFAGTLESLREKFGIVDLDDIFMAVVEGSEN; this is encoded by the coding sequence ATGATCGAGGTCAAACAAGTTGGCAAACGATTTGGGGATTTTACTGCCGTGCAGGATGTGTCCTTTCGGGTGGAGGCTGGTGAAGTATACGGCCTCCTGGGGGAAAATGGCGCTGGAAAAACAACCACGATGCGGATGATGGCTACCATTTTACAGCCTACCGAGGGAGATATCGAAATCAGTGGATATTCGGTTCGCCGCGATCCAGTCGAAGTGCGAAGGCGGATTGGCATCCTCTTTGGGGGAGATGTCGGTCTGTACAATCGGTTGACGGCACGGGAGAACATCGCGTATTTTGGTAGCTTGTACGGATTGGAACCAGCGAGGCTGAAGGAGCGGATCGACAGCCTGAGCCGGATGCTGGATATGGATGAATTTATCGATAGACGGGTAGGCGCTTTTTCCCGGGGGATGAAACAAAAAGTGGCGATCGCACGCACGCTCGTCCACGATCCGGATGTGATCCTGCTAGATGAACCTTCAACAGGATTGGATGTAACGGCCGCCAATATTTTCCGGAGAATGGTCAGCCGGATGCAGGAAGAAGGAAAGACGATCCTGTTTTCTAGTCACAACATGGGCGAGATCAACAAGCTATGCAAGCGGATCGCACTGATTCACAAGGGACGTCTACGCTTTGCCGGGACGCTGGAAAGCTTGCGCGAGAAATTTGGGATCGTAGATTTGGACGACATTTTCATGGCCGTGGTCGAAGGGAGCGAGAACTGA
- a CDS encoding RNA polymerase sigma factor yields MDAMILNRHEEQEDDDIADDILVERAKAGDREAFGELVRRHRAKVYGYARSYTQEPFMAEDIVQDALIRAFLHLGTLMDSRRFLPWLHRIVRNQAYTRMQKGPQKREQVFSGLRPNYRDQEPTDWEDLDSILHRLSSKWSQPADPNTNPEDVMVRRELLQTITGMLHCLNPRERRIVESHFFDHLSPMEIARLFQISQANVYQILSRSRKKLIQEKTRVVVDQYVQSRKEAGMMKTVVLNTPEALSLRTWVTCVMSLHGMLAATDRKMSFPMVMGLSGHAFRLTVVPEQIHISGPTMFEFDQVLQQGLRNLGFESRSVSEFKHCTDISINANHVDPALLDANAREKRQLSQLLPQALELIHRSIDRGYPVLAWDLFIPEFGLIYGYDDEKKLLHAGDNCGHSTTVPYDHLGRGLVEDLFVLALDEPLEIDQRQSLIGALQMAIAHYRGEGSFFGAINGLDAYSKWVDAFEKRTIEPNGNAYTLAIAQDARHNASAFLKEIAETWTDSVFEGIRSSSLQASDLYAKIADGYAQLCRLFPFPAGGEPNDPEQCQQAIALFTTIESQEQQAVALLENMLETLTA; encoded by the coding sequence ATGGATGCTATGATCTTGAATCGACATGAGGAACAGGAAGACGACGATATTGCCGATGACATTTTGGTGGAACGGGCCAAAGCTGGTGATCGTGAGGCGTTTGGCGAGCTGGTCAGGCGTCATCGTGCCAAAGTATACGGCTACGCGCGCTCATATACCCAAGAGCCGTTTATGGCAGAAGACATCGTGCAGGATGCGCTCATCCGTGCCTTTTTGCACCTCGGGACGTTAATGGACAGTCGCCGCTTCTTGCCATGGCTGCACCGGATCGTTCGCAACCAGGCCTACACGCGGATGCAAAAGGGACCACAGAAACGAGAGCAGGTCTTCTCAGGACTGCGCCCCAACTATAGGGATCAAGAACCTACTGACTGGGAGGATCTGGACAGCATCTTGCACCGCTTGAGCAGCAAATGGTCACAACCAGCTGATCCAAACACCAATCCTGAGGATGTCATGGTGCGCAGAGAGCTGCTCCAGACGATTACGGGGATGCTCCACTGCCTCAATCCACGAGAGCGGCGCATCGTAGAATCTCACTTCTTTGATCATCTCTCGCCGATGGAAATCGCCCGACTGTTCCAGATCTCCCAAGCCAATGTGTATCAGATTCTGTCGCGTTCTCGTAAAAAACTGATCCAGGAAAAAACTCGTGTCGTTGTTGACCAATACGTGCAATCTCGAAAGGAAGCGGGAATGATGAAAACAGTTGTCTTGAATACACCAGAAGCCTTATCTCTGAGAACGTGGGTTACATGCGTGATGTCCCTTCACGGTATGCTGGCAGCAACGGATCGCAAAATGTCTTTCCCCATGGTGATGGGCCTAAGCGGCCATGCGTTCCGATTGACTGTCGTGCCTGAACAGATTCACATTTCTGGACCTACCATGTTTGAATTTGACCAAGTGCTGCAACAAGGACTGCGCAACCTAGGCTTTGAATCCCGTTCCGTGAGTGAATTCAAGCATTGTACGGACATCAGTATCAACGCGAACCACGTAGATCCCGCTCTGCTCGATGCCAATGCCCGTGAAAAAAGACAACTATCTCAGCTACTGCCTCAAGCGCTAGAATTAATCCATCGTTCGATCGATCGGGGATACCCAGTCTTAGCGTGGGATTTGTTCATCCCTGAGTTCGGACTGATTTACGGATATGATGATGAGAAAAAACTGCTGCATGCTGGCGATAACTGCGGCCATAGCACGACGGTTCCCTACGATCATTTAGGTCGCGGACTCGTAGAGGATTTGTTTGTCCTCGCCCTCGATGAGCCGCTCGAAATCGATCAGCGCCAGAGTCTGATTGGTGCTCTTCAAATGGCGATCGCACATTATCGGGGAGAAGGCTCCTTCTTTGGGGCAATCAATGGTTTAGACGCGTATTCCAAATGGGTAGATGCTTTTGAAAAGCGAACCATCGAGCCAAACGGTAACGCGTACACATTGGCGATTGCTCAGGATGCTCGCCACAATGCCTCCGCCTTTTTGAAAGAGATTGCAGAGACGTGGACAGACTCTGTTTTCGAAGGTATTCGTTCTTCCTCACTTCAAGCATCTGACCTGTATGCAAAGATCGCCGACGGATACGCCCAGCTATGCCGACTCTTTCCGTTTCCGGCTGGCGGCGAACCGAATGATCCTGAACAATGCCAACAGGCAATCGCGCTGTTCACCACGATCGAAAGCCAAGAACAGCAAGCTGTGGCCTTGTTGGAGAATATGCTCGAAACTCTGACCGCATGA